In Anopheles arabiensis isolate DONGOLA chromosome 2, AaraD3, whole genome shotgun sequence, the genomic window tgatttgtttagctaggaagagagagagggaatgGGCGcgagagaggcagagagagacaggTCGTGAAACGGGAAGATGGGAAATGTACGGGCAAGAAGGAGCCTTTTATCGAGGCATCTAGCTTTTGCACTTTCGTCGATTTTTCTGCAACTTTTCCACGCGCGAATTGATCGAGAAGGGGCGCGAAAACTGTTCCTCTATGATGCCGACGGACATGGCGGTGGCCACGAACTGGTTGAGCGAAATCTCCCAGACCGCTTCGGGCGGTGCGTTGGCGGAACTGTGCCTGGGCGTACGTTCCGAGCTGGAGGAGGAAGGATTGCCGTTCGGGTCAAACTGAAACGCAAGAAACAAACGATTAAAAAAAGTTAACGTGTCGTTGGAGAGTTGGTTTGAAGCTGAAGTTACGCACTACTTCTCCGCCTTCCATCGCTAGCTGGGTGAAGCTGTCGTTGCTATCGTCCCGCCGGCTGAGAATCGCATCCTCTCCAAGCGATATCAGTGTTTTATctaaaaagcgaaaaaaggcGAAATGAGATAAGCTTTGGGGAGTTTACTAAGCCGCAAGTGGAAGAGCCTCCTGAATTAGAGCCTTACAGGACGTTTGAACCTCCTGGTCGGTCACTTTGCGCTCCTTGTTCAGTATCTCCAGCAGTGTCGTCCACAGCGAGATAAAGTTCTTCTGCGTCATGTTGGGAATGGTTTTGTACGTAAAGTTCGAGTCGGGCTCGTCCAGGAAGATGCGCAGCCCGCTGATGCTGCGCGCCTCGTTCCGACGGCTCGCCCCACCCTCATCCAGGCTGCTGCCGTACCGCTGGAAGCCAAGATCGCTAATGTCCGACCGCGAGCCGAACGATTCCGCCTCCCCGAGGTTCGTACCGGAGGCGTTGCTAGTGCTGGgaccggcaccaccaccaccactgccagcAGCGCTCATGCTCGCTACCGGCAGCTCCACGTAAAAGATGGACGATGTTTCCGCGTTGTGCGAGTGCGAATCGTCCATCGAAAGGTTCGGCGTGGTCGCGTTAAACTGCGACAGTGACAGATTCTCCACGTCCGACGACGCCTCGAGACTGATGTCGATTGGCGACGGTAGCGATTTGAGCGTTTCGAGCGGATTGTCGCTAAAGAAGCTTTCCGCCTCGGTCGCCACCTCCGTGTCGGAGTCGCGcgaaccaccgccaccaccaccgctcgaTTCCAGCTCCTGCGCAGTGAGCAGCGGCGGCAGGTGCAGGATGTAGAGGAGCTTCAGCTTTTCCGTTGCCCGCTTCGAGCAGATGatgccgatcgcaaagatcaGCTGCTTGAATTCGAGATATCCGCACGATTGTTTGTCCATCAGCTGGAAAGTACACCAAAGCATGGCGTTAAATACTTTGCTAAAACCCCCAAAAGCTTCTGCAACCTACCCGGAACAGCTTCTCGGGCAGGTCAATGTTTTGACAGTGGCCCCACGGTGTCAGATCGACAAACAGCTTGCGAAACGTTTCGTAATCCACCCGGAAGCAGTCGTACCGATTGTCGCGGCACCGTTTCTTCGCATCGTTCAGCACCGTTACGTCGTACACGGGCTCGCCGCCATTCACCGACGTTGGGCGGGATCGGGCCGTTAAGCTGTTCTTCTCATCCTTCGTGTAGCAGAGCAGCATGCGCAGCTCTTCACTGTCGAAATACCTGCAAACAGAGGAAATGCAACATTATTAGCGTTGTCACGACAGAAAAGGGAACGGAATGTTCTCATACCCATTGTCTTTGAAGTTTTTTATCACACTATTTTCCAGATCTTTCTCCAGCTGATGCACGGTCAGCCGGCGGTGCTTGTTGCGCAGCTCTTCAATCTTTTGTGATGTTATTGCTTTACCAAACTTAAGATATGCTTCGTAGATGAGCGTCTGTACCGATTGGCTCTGGAAAGCGCAAACACAGCGCGGCGGTGGCCAAAGGTTAATTGAATGTGATCTTGCCAGATTAACTTTTCTTTGCGATTAAATTACCTTGATTTGCTGCTTCTCCTTGTCCTCGATAATGATTCGCTGCACTTCATCGTTGAAGATGCCCATCAGAAAGGTGGTCAGCAGCTGCATTGCTTCCCCATCGTCGCTACAGTTCAGGAGCTTTTCCTGGTTCCATTCGAGAATTTTTAAAGCTATCTGTACGGGGGGAAAAGAACCGAAAGCAAGCGATGAAATGGAATGCAATCGAAGCAGATGCTTTGAGACACACTTACAATAAAGATCACTTTTGCGCCGTCACACAGAAAGCAGTCGATAATGTGCAGCGCACTTTCGTATGGCATCACGCTGAGAAAGATGGTAAGGAACCAGGAGAGCGAAATCATCCGTATCACACCCAGCTCGGTCAGCTTCACGTGCAGGTTGGGCAGATGACTTGCGAtcagctcgtccagcagccCCTGGTCGATCTGCGCCCCGACGACGCGATCGTTGTAGTAGTCGGGCAGCAGCGACTCGCACAGGCAGCACAGTATCCAGAACGCATCCTCCTCGTCGCAGTAGATGAGAAACACGGACGAGACGATGTTCATCGCCTGGCAGTAGCCTATCTCGGGGTTGCGCAGCGCGTACGCCTGCAGCACCCGGCGCAGGGCCGTAATGCCGATGCTCGTCTGGAACGCGGGATGCTCCGGCAGCGAGCGGTGCAGATCGCGCTCGATCTCTTCGAACGACACAGGGCTCTGGTCCTTCGCCTTCGTCACCAGCTGCTGGTACAGGTTCGGTTGCATCATCTTCATGTGGATGGCGCCGGAAAAGATGAGCCACACTTCGCGCCGCAGCTGGTCCGGTATGCCCTCGATCACGAGGTTGATCGTGTCGGTGGTGCGAAACATTGAGATGCCCCGTCCGTACAGGGAAAAGTGTTCCTCCCAGCGTTTCATCTgtggatagagagagagagagaggaaacaTTGTCAGCAACCGACAAAGATTTAAAACTCGCATTTATCGTACCTTTTCCGCCTGCAAATCATCGAACGCTCGGTTGTTTGTATCTTTGTACAGATGCATCAACGGTTCCTGCTTAATCCAATCCAGATCGTCAGGTACACGGGTCGGTCTGGTAAAAAGCGAGAGAAATAGAgctttataatattttttgccAAAAACACTTCGAGCGGTGCCACACTTACAGGACGGTTTTCGAGAGTAGTTCTGAGATTTTCGTTATCAAAAACTCTCGATCCAAGATGTGTTGCAGCACAAAGATGTTCCCATCCgaggtggtgatgatgattcgATTGCTAAACCGGTTGTGTGGGTCATCGTTCTTTTCCACGCTCTGGAAGAAACGAATGGTAGATTGACtaacgatttgttttttttaacggaAGA contains:
- the LOC120902581 gene encoding TBC1 domain family member 9 codes for the protein MWIPPRECSMPYALWVNETTKVTSRYFLLQHRKGHGSLRGFSSMLVGTLDNVLDTKPSPYRILHCQPSTGLCFEIAADITLDAIMLDWDWLAKNLFRVINEMETEEEITNFTICKIQSLLAHSSRPAEEQNDPTSFQVAVCKFREKFRMPEDEKLVNYYYCSYFRKIPRQGQLYLSLNHICFYSYILGSESKLCFRYNELTDIKKSGNTITVRAGQQGSKEYTFVFLYSPGEAYQLIEQLSKLTMQKMIQDPDRPIVDHDPVILKKMEKNVAQKTLLLRDLTARQQSDEYRIHFRVPKAEILDGMIKASLWAPYTKKHINGVLYLSQNYLCFKSDVSSMVSLVIPLSKIVSVEKNDDPHNRFSNRIIITTSDGNIFVLQHILDREFLITKISELLSKTVLPTRVPDDLDWIKQEPLMHLYKDTNNRAFDDLQAEKMKRWEEHFSLYGRGISMFRTTDTINLVIEGIPDQLRREVWLIFSGAIHMKMMQPNLYQQLVTKAKDQSPVSFEEIERDLHRSLPEHPAFQTSIGITALRRVLQAYALRNPEIGYCQAMNIVSSVFLIYCDEEDAFWILCCLCESLLPDYYNDRVVGAQIDQGLLDELIASHLPNLHVKLTELGVIRMISLSWFLTIFLSVMPYESALHIIDCFLCDGAKVIFIIALKILEWNQEKLLNCSDDGEAMQLLTTFLMGIFNDEVQRIIIEDKEKQQIKSQSVQTLIYEAYLKFGKAITSQKIEELRNKHRRLTVHQLEKDLENSVIKNFKDNGYFDSEELRMLLCYTKDEKNSLTARSRPTSVNGGEPVYDVTVLNDAKKRCRDNRYDCFRVDYETFRKLFVDLTPWGHCQNIDLPEKLFRLMDKQSCGYLEFKQLIFAIGIICSKRATEKLKLLYILHLPPLLTAQELESSGGGGGGSRDSDTEVATEAESFFSDNPLETLKSLPSPIDISLEASSDVENLSLSQFNATTPNLSMDDSHSHNAETSSIFYVELPVASMSAAGSGGGGAGPSTSNASGTNLGEAESFGSRSDISDLGFQRYGSSLDEGGASRRNEARSISGLRIFLDEPDSNFTYKTIPNMTQKNFISLWTTLLEILNKERKVTDQEVQTSYKTLISLGEDAILSRRDDSNDSFTQLAMEGGEVFDPNGNPSSSSSERTPRHSSANAPPEAVWEISLNQFVATAMSVGIIEEQFSRPFSINSRVEKLQKNRRKCKS